In Thermus oshimai DSM 12092, the sequence GGTCCAGGGGGGCCTCCGTGAGGCCGAAGCTGTCCTGGCCCCCGGAGACGGGGGGCAGGAAGGCCACCTCGTCCCCCTCCCTTAAGGGGGTTTCCCCTCCCACCAGGGCCTGGTTCACCGCCGCCATCCCCCCTTCCAGCTGGAGGCTGGGAAATAGGGCTTCCAGCGCCTTCTGGGCCTCCAAGACCCTCGCCCCCTCGGGGAGCTCCAGGGTGAGGTGGTCTTGGCCCGCCTGCTCCCGGTAGAGGGCGAAAAGCCGCACCTTAACCCGCATGGCCCTCAGTATAGACCCGGCTCAGGCTGTAGGCCACGGCCAAGGCCTCGGGGTAGCGCATGCGCATGGGGCCTAAGAGGACCAGCTCCCCCGTCCACTCCCCCCGGGCGAAGCCCGCCTGCACCGCGCTCACCCCCTCCACCTCCCCCACCCGCACGTCCACCCGGCCCGGGGGGGTGAGGAGGTCCTCCCCCTCCGCCTCGTAGAGCTGGACCAGCCGTTCCAGGAAGGCCGGGTCCCGGGCCTCGGGCTCCTTTAGGGCCTGGGCCAGGCCCTCCCGGTAGGTCTGCCCCAGCCCCTGGGCCAGGATCCGCTCCAGGGCGGCGAAGAGCCCTTCCAGGCCTGAAGGGGCTTGGGGGAGGTGCTCAAAAGGCCCCTGAAGGGCTTCTTCCGCCTCCCTTAGCCGGGCCGGGCTTAGGGTGAGGGGGAGCCTGGCCTCCTTCACCCGGCCCCCCTCGAGGACCAACACGGCCAGGGTCCCCTCGGGGAGGGGGGAGAGGTGGACCTGGAGGAGGCGGGGCCTTCTCCTCGGCCTTAGGCGGAGGAGGGCGGGGTAGCCGGAAAGCCCCGCGGCTACCTTCACCAAAAAGGCCTCGGGCTCCCGGGCCCCCTCTAGGGCCCGCTCCACCCGCTCCTGGACCGAGGGGGGCAGGCCTTTAGGGGGGAGGAGGGAGAGGCTGTATTGCCGGAAGCCCTGGCGGGTGGGCACCCGGCCCGCGGAGGTGTGGGGCTTGGTGAGGTAGCCCATCTCCTCCAGGGCGATGAGCTCGTAGCGGGCCAGGGCGGGGGAAAGCCCGAGCCCCTCGGCCACCTTGGCCGAGGGCACGGGGGCGCCCGTCTGGATGTAGGCCTCCACCAGGAGGTTCAGGATGGCCCGCTGCCTGGCCGTCACACCCCTATTGTACCGGGGTCACCGCGGCCTCGTCCTCCTCCCCGGTGCGGATGCGGTAGACCTTCTCCACGGGGAGGACGAAGACCTTTCCGTCCCCCACCTCCCCGGTGCGGGCCGCCTTGAGGATGGCCTCCACCGTGGGCTTCACGAAGGGCTCGGAGACCCCGATCTCCAGGCGCACCTTCTCGTGAAGCTCCATCTTCACCGTGGTGCCCCGGTAGGTCTCCACCTTTTCCGTTTCCCCGCCGTGGCCCTGGACCCGGCTTAGGGTGAGCCCCCGGACCTCGGCCTTGAAGAGGGCCTCCAAAACCTCCCCCAGCTTCTCGGGGCGGACGATGGCCACGATGAGCTTCATGCCTCACCTCCTTGGGGCTTCAAGACCGGGGGCGCGGCCTCGGGGAGGACCAGGATGGCCCCCTCCCCGGAGGCGTAGGCCTCCTCCCCGTGCTGGGTCACGTCCAGGCCCAACCCCTCCTCCTTGGGGCCCGCCCGAAGGGGGGTAAAGAGGCCCACCAGCTTGAGGAGGAGGAAGGTCCCCAGGGCGCTGTAGAGCACCGCTACCCCTACCGCTAGGGCCTGCACGCCGAACTGGGCGGGGTTTCCGAAAAGGAGGCCGTCCGCCGCTCCGCTCCAGGCCTTCTCCGCCAAAAGCCCGGTGAGGAGGGCCCCGGCGATCCCCCCCACCCCGTGTGCGGCGAAGACGTCCAGGCTGTCGTCCAGCCGGGTCCGGGCCCTGAGGAGGAGGGCGAAGTAGCTGGGGAAGGCGGAAAGGGCCCCTAAGGCCAGGGCGGAAAAGGGGGAGACGAACCCCGCGGCCGGGGTGATGGCCACCAGCCCCACCACGATGGCCGTGGCCGCCCCCACCGCGGTGGCCTTGCCCGTGCGGAAGAGGTCCAGGAGGAGCCAGACCACCAGGGTGGCCATGGGGGCGAGGAAGGTGTTGGCGAAGGCCAGGGCGGCGATCCCATTTGCCCCCAGGGCGCTTCCCCCGTTGAAGCCGAACCAGCCGAACCAGAGGAGGGCCGCCCCTAAGAGGGTGAGGGGAACGCTGTGGGGCAGGATGGCCTGGCGGCCGTAGTCCTTCCTGGGTCCGAGAACCAAGGCGGCCACCAGCCCCGCCACCCCCGCGTTGATGTGGACCACCGTGCCCCCGGCGAAGTCCAAGGCCCCCAGCTGGCCCAAGAACCCCCCGCCCCAGACCCAGTGGGCCAGGGGGGCGTAGACCAGAAGCCCCCACAGGGTGAGGAAGGCCAGGTAGGCGGGGAAGCGCATCCTCTCCACGATGGCCCCCGAGACCAAGGCCGCGGTGATGATGGCGAAGGTCCCCTGGAAGGCCAGGAAGAGGAGGTGGGGGATGGTGCCCTTGGCCTCGAGGCCCACCCCCTGGAGGAGGGCGTGGCCCAATCCCCCAAGCCAGGGCCCCCCCTCGCCGAAGGCCAGGGTGTAGCCCAGAAGAGCCCAGCCCACCCCCACGAAGGCCAGGGCGGCGAAGCTCATGAGCATGGTGTTCAGGGCGTTCTTGCTCCGCACCAGACCCCCGTAGAAGAAGGCCAGGGCCGGGGTCATGAGGAGGACGAGGGCGGTGGAGACCAGCATCCAGGCCGTGTCCGCGCCGCTTAACTCCTGGGCCAAGCCCAGGCCGCTTAGGGCCGTAAGGGTTAGGACGGCTTTTCTTCCCATGGTCACCCCCTTAGGGTTGAGGGTAGATCAGTATAGGCAACTTGTCAAGCTTTAGCTTTACAAGTTGCCTATACTATCCCAACCAAAAGCCAAATATATCCCCTAAATGTGCTTTTTGTCACTCTAAAAATGTACAAACTGCAAAACCATCAGGCCGCTCGTGCCCGTAAACTGGAGCCCGTGACGTGGGCGGAGCTTCTGGAGCGCCTGAAGGCCGGGCAGGACGAGCGCACCCTCTTCCTGCCCCAAGACCTTTCCCCGGACGAGCTGGCCCGCTACGCGGTGGGCCTGGCCAACCACAAGGGGGGGACCCTTTTCCTGGGGGTGAGCCCCGAAGGGCGGGTCCTGGGGGCGGCGGAGATCCACCCCTTGCAGATCACCCACGCCCTTTTCCAGCTCACCCAGGGGCTTCTTCTGCCCTACGTGGAGGTCCTGGAGGGCCCGGAGGGGCGGGTTCTGGCCCTCCACGTGCCCAAGGCCCCGGCGGCCATCGCCTTGGGCCCCGGGCGGGTGCCCTTTTGGGACGGGGCCCGGCTTACCGAGCTCAAGCTGGGGGAGGCCCGCCCCGAGCCCGACTTCACCGCCCAGGTGCTCCCCGCGGCGAGCCTCTCCGACCTGGACCCCCTGGAGGTCCTGCGCCTACGGCGCATCCTGGAGGAAAGGGGAAGCGCCCTCGCGGCCCTGCCCGACCTGGAGCTCCTCTTCGCCTTGGGCCTCATAGAGCGGGTGGAGGGGGAGGAAAGGCCCACGGTGGCGGGCCTTCTCCTGGCGGGCACGCCCCTTGCCCTAAGGAGGCTTTTGCCCCAGGCGGAGGTGAGCTACTACTTCCACCAGGACGAGGAGGGCTACGCCTTCCGCGAAGACCTTCTAAGGCCCATCCCCGCCCTATTGGAGCGCCTGAGGGACCTCATCCAGGCCCGAAACCGGGTGCGCTACCTCACCGTGGGGCTTTTCCGGATAGAGGTCTGGGATTTTGACCAGGAGGTCTACCGGGAGGCCCTCTTGAACGCCCTGGTCCACCGGGACTGGCAGAGCCTGGACGCCATCCAGGTCCACCACCATCCCGACCGCCTCGAGGTCTCCAACCCCGGGGGCTTCCCCCCCGGGATCACCCCGGAAAACGTCCTCCGCCACCCCCCGAAAAGGCGGAACCCCCGCCTGGCGGAGGCCCTTTACCGCCTGGGCTACGTGGAGCGGGCGGGGAGCGGGGTGGACAAGATGTACCGCCTCCTCCTCAAGTACGGCAAGGAGCCCCCGGAGTACCGCCTTTTCCCCGAGGCCCTCACCCTGGTCCTCTACAACCCCGAGCTGGACGAGGCCTTCGTGCGGGGCCTGGCGGAGGCCCAGGAGCGCCACGGGGCCTTCAGCCTGGACCACCTCATCGTCCTGGGCCACCTGAGGCGGGTGGGGAGGGCAGGCCTAGAGGAGCTCGCCCGGGCCCTCCAGCTCCCCCCGGAAAGCGCCCGGCGGGTCCTCCACCGCTTGGAGCGCATGGGGCTTCTCCTTAAAGAGGGGGGGCGGTACCGCCTCCAGGGCCAGGACCCCTTGGCCCAGCGCCTCCTCGCCGCCTTGGGGGCTCCCCGCACCCGGCGGGAGCTAGAAGCCCTCCTGGGCCTTTCCCCGAAGGAGGTCCTGGCCCTCCTCCGCCGCCTCATGGGGGAGGGGAGGGTGCTGAGGGAGGGCCGGGGGCCGGGCACGCGCTACCGGAGGGCCTGATGCTCCACCTCGTCCTCTACCAGCCCGAGATCCCCCAGAACACGGGCAACGTGGCCCGCACCGCGGCCGCCTTGGGCGTTCCCCTCCACCTCATCCGCCCCCTGGGCTTCCGCCTGGGGGACCCTAGGCTTCGGCGGGCGGGGCTGGACTACTGGCCCCACGTGCGGCTTTTCGTCCACGACACCTGGGAGGCCTTCCTGGGAAGCTTGCCCACGGGGGCCCGGGTTCTGGCCTTCAGCGCCCGGGGAGAAAAGGACCTTTACGAGGCCGAGTTTCGCGAGGGGGACTACCTCCTCTTCGGCCCCGAGACCCGGGGGCTTCCCCAGGAGATCCTGGACGCCTTTCCCTCCCTCCAGATCCCCATGCCGGGCCCCGTGCGCTCCCTGAACCTGGCGGTGGCCGTGGGGGTGGCGGCCTACGAGGCCTACCGCCAGCTGAGCTCCAGAAGGGCGTAGCCCTGGGCGTTCACCACCTCCACCCCTAAGGGGGTGCGGTGGCGCCGCTTGGGGTTGGCCCCCAGGAGGGGAACGTGGCCGTGGACGTGGACCCTCGGGCGGTAGAGGCGGTGGAAAAGCCCTAGGGCGGGGCTTCCCCGGTGGGCGAAGTCTTCCCCTGCGCTCGGCCCTGGGGGCGGGGCGTGGGTGAGGAGGAGGTCCACCCCGTGGCCCCTTTTGAGCCTCCTTGGGAAGAGGAGGGGAAAGGGCTTCAGGACCAGGCGGAGGAGCTCCCCTTCCGAGAGCTGGCCCTCCCCCTCCCGGTACCGGGGCACGCCCCCGATGCCGTAGATCCAAAGCCCCCGGTGGACGAAAAGCCGCCCGTGGAGGAGGACCACCCCCCCGGGCCGCCTCCGCCCTTCCCCTTCCCCCACCCACTCCTCCCCGTGGTTGCCGAAGACGTAGAGGACGGGCACCGCCACCTTGCTGGCCAGGTACTCCAGGTACTCCCCGGGGAGGTCCCCCGCGGCCAGCACCAGGTCCAAGGGGGGGAGGTTTTGGGGGAAGCGGGGGGTGTGGAGGTGGGGGTGGACTTGGTCGGAAAGGAGGAGGAGGCGCACGGTTTTGCCCCAGTCTACCCAGGCATGATGGGGGCGTGAAGGCCTACACCACCTACCACCTCCCCCTGGACCTACCCGAGGGCCACCCCTTTCCCCTCTACAAGTACCGGGGGGTGGCGGAGGCCCTAAAGGGGCTTCTCCCCATAGAGCCCGCCCCCCAGGTGCCCAAGGAGGCCCTCTTCCTGGCCCACGACCCCCTGTACCTGGAACGGGTCTTCCGGGAGGGGCTTTCCCGCGAGGAGAGCCTCCGCCTGGGCCTCCCCTTCACCCCGGCCTTCCTCCGCCGGGCCCTCCACGCCGCCGGGGGGACCCTGATGGCCGCCCTGGACGCCATCGAGGAAGGCCTCGGCCTGAACCTGGCGGGGGGCACCCACCACGCCTTCCCCGACCGGGCGGAGGGGTACAGCCTCTTCAACGACGTGGCCGTGGCCGTGGCCTGGCTCAGGCGGCGGGGCTTCTCGGGGCGGGTTCTGGTCCTGGACCTGGACGCCCACCAGGGGAACGGCACCGCGGTCTTCTTCGGGCAGGACCCCACGGTCTACACCCTCTCCCTCCACGGGGAGCGGAACTACCCCCTGAAGAAGGAGCGGAGCGACCTGGACGTGGGCCTGCCCGACGGGGTGGGGGACGGGGCCTACCTCCGGGCCCTGGAGGAGGCGTTGGAGAAGGCGGGGGCCTTCCGCCCGGCCCTGGTCTTCTACAACGCGGGGGTGGATGTCCTGAAGGGGGATCGGTTTGGGCGGCTTTCCTTAACCCTGGAAGGCGTGGCCCAAAGGGACCTCCGGGTCTATCGCTTCGTGAAGGAGGTGGGGGCGGCGTTGGTGGTGGTCATGGGGGGCGGGTACAACCGCGACCCCCGCCTCACCGTGGAGGCCCACGCCGCCACCTACCGGCTGGCCCTAAGCTCCTTGGCGTAGGTGGCCACCGCCTCTTCTAGGCGGAAGCCCAGCCTTTCGTAAAGCTCCCGGGCCTCCTTCTCGTGGTCGTGGGCCCGAACCCTTAAAAGCCTCGCCCCCTTCTTCCGGGCCAGCTTGGCGGCCTCCGAGAGGAGGGCCCGCCCGATCCCCTGCCCCCGGGCCCGGGGCACCACCCCGATGTAGGCCACGCTGGCCTCGTCCCCCTCCACCTCCACCTCCGCCATCCCCACCGGGGTTTCCCCCTGGTAGGCCACCAGGAGGTGGACGCCCGGGTCCTGGAAGTGCTCCCGGAGCTCCTCGTCCGTCCAGCGGAGCCTTAGGGCCCAGCCCTCCTCGCTTTCCCGGTAGAGCTCCCGGTAGACTCCAGGCCCAGGGAAGCCCTTCCGGATGGCCACCCCCTTGGGGGGCGGGTAGTCCAGGCCCTCCGGGGCCTTCACGTAGAAGTAGGTGAGGTGGAGGAGAGAAAACCCCGCCTCCTCCAAAGCCTTCCTCAAGGGGTGGTTTTCCGCTTGGGGAAAGGCGTAAAGCCGTTCGGCCCGAAGGGCCTTGGCCCGCTCCTCCGCCGCCTGGAGGAGGGGGAGGAGGTCTTCCGCCCGGTAGGCCAGGGGGCCTTCCAGGGCCGCCCCGTCCCAGAAGGGGTAGAGGCCCACGTACCCCTCCACCTTTTCCCGGTGGAGGACCAGGCCGTCTTCCAGCTCCTCCGCCAGGCCCTCGAGGTCCCGGGCCTCCGGGGCCAGCACCCTGGGGCCCCCCTCCCCGTCCAGGTGGCGGAGGAGGTCCAAGAGGCCCGGGAGGTCCTGCCGGGTGACGGGCCGGATCATGCCCCCAGTTTACTCCTTCGGGAGGGGCCCGAGGTTCAGGGCCTTCACCACCCCCTCTTCCCCGTAGAAGTCCACCACCGTAAGCCGGGCGTAGTCCTGCTCCACCCGCAAGCCCTCCTCCGGGGGAAGGGGCAGGGCCAGGCTTAGGGCGGCGCGGTTTAGGGTGCAGTTCCCGATGAGGAGAACGGCCTGCCCCCGGTGCCTCTCCAAGAGGCCCTTCACCGCCTTTTTCCCCCGCTCCCAAGCCGCAAGGAGGCTTTCGCCCCCAGGGGGCGCGAAGCCCGCCTCGTCCCGAAGCCAGCTTTGCACCTCCTCGGGAAAGCGGGCCTCCACCTCGGCGAAGCTCAGGCCCTCCCAGGCCCCCCAGGCCCGTTCCCGAAGCCCGGGGAGGAGGGTGTGGGGAAGGCCCAGGGCCTGGGAGAGGAGCGCCGCCGCCTCCTTTTCGGCAAGGCTGTCCGCCGCGTAGAGGTGGGCCAGGGGGTAGGGGGCGAGGAGGGGAAGGAGGGCGAGGAGGGCCCTCCGCCCCTCCTCCGCCAGGGGCAGGCCGGGGTGGCTGTAGAGGAGGTGGTGGGGGTTTTCCACCGGCCCCGCACGGGTGAGGAGGAGGGTGGTCTTGGGGTGGGGGCCTTGCAGGAAGTGGGCGAGGAGGCCCATGCCCCTAAAATACAGGGGTGGAAAGGTGGGTCATCGTCAACCCGGCGGCGGGCCGGGGGAAGGTGGGGCGGCTTTCCGGGGCCATCCTGAAGGCCGCCCGGGACAAGGGCGCCAAGGCCTTCCTCACCGAAGGGCCGGGCCACGCGGCGGAGCTTGCGGGGAAGGCCCCCCCTGGGGCCCGGGTGGTGGCCGTGGGGGGGGACGGGACGGT encodes:
- a CDS encoding transcriptional regulator; translated protein: MTARQRAILNLLVEAYIQTGAPVPSAKVAEGLGLSPALARYELIALEEMGYLTKPHTSAGRVPTRQGFRQYSLSLLPPKGLPPSVQERVERALEGAREPEAFLVKVAAGLSGYPALLRLRPRRRPRLLQVHLSPLPEGTLAVLVLEGGRVKEARLPLTLSPARLREAEEALQGPFEHLPQAPSGLEGLFAALERILAQGLGQTYREGLAQALKEPEARDPAFLERLVQLYEAEGEDLLTPPGRVDVRVGEVEGVSAVQAGFARGEWTGELVLLGPMRMRYPEALAVAYSLSRVYTEGHAG
- a CDS encoding P-II family nitrogen regulator, whose protein sequence is MKLIVAIVRPEKLGEVLEALFKAEVRGLTLSRVQGHGGETEKVETYRGTTVKMELHEKVRLEIGVSEPFVKPTVEAILKAARTGEVGDGKVFVLPVEKVYRIRTGEEDEAAVTPVQ
- a CDS encoding ammonium transporter translates to MGRKAVLTLTALSGLGLAQELSGADTAWMLVSTALVLLMTPALAFFYGGLVRSKNALNTMLMSFAALAFVGVGWALLGYTLAFGEGGPWLGGLGHALLQGVGLEAKGTIPHLLFLAFQGTFAIITAALVSGAIVERMRFPAYLAFLTLWGLLVYAPLAHWVWGGGFLGQLGALDFAGGTVVHINAGVAGLVAALVLGPRKDYGRQAILPHSVPLTLLGAALLWFGWFGFNGGSALGANGIAALAFANTFLAPMATLVVWLLLDLFRTGKATAVGAATAIVVGLVAITPAAGFVSPFSALALGALSAFPSYFALLLRARTRLDDSLDVFAAHGVGGIAGALLTGLLAEKAWSGAADGLLFGNPAQFGVQALAVGVAVLYSALGTFLLLKLVGLFTPLRAGPKEEGLGLDVTQHGEEAYASGEGAILVLPEAAPPVLKPQGGEA
- a CDS encoding ATP-binding protein yields the protein MTWAELLERLKAGQDERTLFLPQDLSPDELARYAVGLANHKGGTLFLGVSPEGRVLGAAEIHPLQITHALFQLTQGLLLPYVEVLEGPEGRVLALHVPKAPAAIALGPGRVPFWDGARLTELKLGEARPEPDFTAQVLPAASLSDLDPLEVLRLRRILEERGSALAALPDLELLFALGLIERVEGEERPTVAGLLLAGTPLALRRLLPQAEVSYYFHQDEEGYAFREDLLRPIPALLERLRDLIQARNRVRYLTVGLFRIEVWDFDQEVYREALLNALVHRDWQSLDAIQVHHHPDRLEVSNPGGFPPGITPENVLRHPPKRRNPRLAEALYRLGYVERAGSGVDKMYRLLLKYGKEPPEYRLFPEALTLVLYNPELDEAFVRGLAEAQERHGAFSLDHLIVLGHLRRVGRAGLEELARALQLPPESARRVLHRLERMGLLLKEGGRYRLQGQDPLAQRLLAALGAPRTRRELEALLGLSPKEVLALLRRLMGEGRVLREGRGPGTRYRRA
- a CDS encoding tRNA (cytidine(34)-2'-O)-methyltransferase, which gives rise to MLHLVLYQPEIPQNTGNVARTAAALGVPLHLIRPLGFRLGDPRLRRAGLDYWPHVRLFVHDTWEAFLGSLPTGARVLAFSARGEKDLYEAEFREGDYLLFGPETRGLPQEILDAFPSLQIPMPGPVRSLNLAVAVGVAAYEAYRQLSSRRA
- a CDS encoding metallophosphoesterase: MRLLLLSDQVHPHLHTPRFPQNLPPLDLVLAAGDLPGEYLEYLASKVAVPVLYVFGNHGEEWVGEGEGRRRPGGVVLLHGRLFVHRGLWIYGIGGVPRYREGEGQLSEGELLRLVLKPFPLLFPRRLKRGHGVDLLLTHAPPPGPSAGEDFAHRGSPALGLFHRLYRPRVHVHGHVPLLGANPKRRHRTPLGVEVVNAQGYALLELSWR
- a CDS encoding histone deacetylase family protein; translated protein: MKAYTTYHLPLDLPEGHPFPLYKYRGVAEALKGLLPIEPAPQVPKEALFLAHDPLYLERVFREGLSREESLRLGLPFTPAFLRRALHAAGGTLMAALDAIEEGLGLNLAGGTHHAFPDRAEGYSLFNDVAVAVAWLRRRGFSGRVLVLDLDAHQGNGTAVFFGQDPTVYTLSLHGERNYPLKKERSDLDVGLPDGVGDGAYLRALEEALEKAGAFRPALVFYNAGVDVLKGDRFGRLSLTLEGVAQRDLRVYRFVKEVGAALVVVMGGGYNRDPRLTVEAHAATYRLALSSLA
- a CDS encoding GNAT family N-acetyltransferase; the protein is MIRPVTRQDLPGLLDLLRHLDGEGGPRVLAPEARDLEGLAEELEDGLVLHREKVEGYVGLYPFWDGAALEGPLAYRAEDLLPLLQAAEERAKALRAERLYAFPQAENHPLRKALEEAGFSLLHLTYFYVKAPEGLDYPPPKGVAIRKGFPGPGVYRELYRESEEGWALRLRWTDEELREHFQDPGVHLLVAYQGETPVGMAEVEVEGDEASVAYIGVVPRARGQGIGRALLSEAAKLARKKGARLLRVRAHDHEKEARELYERLGFRLEEAVATYAKELRASR
- a CDS encoding histidine phosphatase family protein; the encoded protein is MGLLAHFLQGPHPKTTLLLTRAGPVENPHHLLYSHPGLPLAEEGRRALLALLPLLAPYPLAHLYAADSLAEKEAAALLSQALGLPHTLLPGLRERAWGAWEGLSFAEVEARFPEEVQSWLRDEAGFAPPGGESLLAAWERGKKAVKGLLERHRGQAVLLIGNCTLNRAALSLALPLPPEEGLRVEQDYARLTVVDFYGEEGVVKALNLGPLPKE